In Trichlorobacter lovleyi, the DNA window CTGTATGGAGGTCAGTGCCCCTTTCAGATCATCCGCATCGTATCCTTCAAAGGCGCTGTACATGGTCAGGGCCTTATCCAGTTCTCCTAACAATCCCACGTAATCCACCACAAAGCCTTCGTCCTTGTCTTCCGAAAGACGGTTGACACGTGCAATGGCCTGCAGCAACGTATGCTCCTTCAACTCCTTACAGATATAGATCACCCGGTTACGCGGGGCATCAAAACCGGTCAGCAACTTACTGACCACAATCAGGATCTCCGGTTCCGCACCAAACTTGAACTGATTGATAATCTGCTTGGTATATTCATCTTCGCTGCCGTAGCGCTTCATCATCTTCAGCCAGAACTTGACCACCTCGTCCGTTGGCTCGTCATCCGTCTCCTCATACCCTTCACGGCTGTCCGGTGCAGAAATAACCACCTCGGACGAGACAAAACCGATCTCCTGAAGATGCTCATGGTACTTCAGGGCAACCGCCTTGCTGGGGGCAACCAATTGCGCCTTGAAACCGGTCCCCTGCCAGTTGGCCCGGAAGTGCTCACTGATATCGAAGGCCCGCATATAGACAACCTGATCCGCCTTGTTCAACATTGACGCCTTGGCGTATTTGCGCTTCAGATCGGCCTTTTCCTGCCTACTCAGTGCCTGGGTATGACGCTCAAACCAGAGGTCGATGGCGGCCTTGTTCTGTTCCATCTCCACGTGGCGTCCTTCATAGAGCAACGGCACAACCGCACCATCCTCCACCGCCTGGTTGATGGAGTAGTGCGGCTCAATCAGCCCGCCAAACTTGATAAAATTGTTTTTCTCCTTCTTCAGCAACGGTGTACCGGTAAAACCGATGTAGCAGGCATGGGGAAACATCTGCCGCATCCGTGCAGAAAAACCGCCAAAGTTGGTACGGTGACCCTCGTCAATCAGCATGAAGATGTCAGGCGAGTCATCCTGAAACTTTTTGATGTTCAGCGCCTTATCAAACTTATGAATCAGGGTGGTCACAATGCTGGCTTTATGCTCTGCCACCAGCTCCATCAGGTGCCGTCCAGAGGTGGCCCGGTTCGGATCAAGGCCGCATGCGGCAAAGGTATTGCCCAACTGTTTATCCAGATCATCACGGTCAGTCACCAGCACAATCCGCGGATTATTCACGCAGGGATCAAGGGCCAGATTCCGGGCCAGCATAACCATGGTCAGAGACTTGCCGGACCCCTGCGTATGCCAGATAATGCCGCCCTTTCGCCGCCCCTCATGATCCAGTTGTCTGATCTGCTCCAGGGTCGCCTTAACCACAAAATACTGCTGGTAGCGGGCGATCTTTTTGATACCGCCATCAAACAGGGTGAACTTGAAGGCCAACTCCAGCAGCCGTTCGGGCCGACAGAGGCTGTAAATGGCGCGGTCCTGCTCAGTGACAAGCCGTTCCCCCTCTGCCTCGTGGGCGTCAAAAGCTGACCGTGCAGCGCCAAACTCGCCTCTAAACAGAAGATCTTTATCGGCTGGCGCAAGAGCCGTATTCACGCACCGGCTGACATCGCCTGCTGTATCCTGCAACTCTTTCCAGACACCCCAGAATTTGGACGGTGTCCCTGCGGTTGCATACTGGGCGGCGTTCTTATTAAGCGCCAGTACCAGCTGTATAAACACAAACAGTTTGGGAATATACTCATCACTCTGGTTGCGGATAGCCTGGGAAACCGCCTGCTCCAGTTCCACTGCGGGTGACTTGCACTCAATCACTGCCAGCGGAATGCCGTTGACAAACAGGACAATGTCAGGCCGGGCCGTCTCAGTACTGCGTGAGCGATCAACGCTGAATTCAGCGGTTACATGAAAGCTATTCCGCTCCCAGTTGCGCCAGTCGATGTAGTCCAGGTTAAAACTCTTGGAGTCGCCCTCGACGGTCTGTTCCAGAGCCGTACCCAGGGTGATCAGGTCGTAGATCGCCTCGTTTGTCTTGAGCAGGC includes these proteins:
- a CDS encoding type I restriction endonuclease subunit R produces the protein MTGFQTNEKYLSQIPALQLLINLGYAYLPPEQVMHQRQGKTGNVLLEGILRDQLKRLNRINYKSREFLFSEENIQTGIQKLKNVKYDGLLKTNEAIYDLITLGTALEQTVEGDSKSFNLDYIDWRNWERNSFHVTAEFSVDRSRSTETARPDIVLFVNGIPLAVIECKSPAVELEQAVSQAIRNQSDEYIPKLFVFIQLVLALNKNAAQYATAGTPSKFWGVWKELQDTAGDVSRCVNTALAPADKDLLFRGEFGAARSAFDAHEAEGERLVTEQDRAIYSLCRPERLLELAFKFTLFDGGIKKIARYQQYFVVKATLEQIRQLDHEGRRKGGIIWHTQGSGKSLTMVMLARNLALDPCVNNPRIVLVTDRDDLDKQLGNTFAACGLDPNRATSGRHLMELVAEHKASIVTTLIHKFDKALNIKKFQDDSPDIFMLIDEGHRTNFGGFSARMRQMFPHACYIGFTGTPLLKKEKNNFIKFGGLIEPHYSINQAVEDGAVVPLLYEGRHVEMEQNKAAIDLWFERHTQALSRQEKADLKRKYAKASMLNKADQVVYMRAFDISEHFRANWQGTGFKAQLVAPSKAVALKYHEHLQEIGFVSSEVVISAPDSREGYEETDDEPTDEVVKFWLKMMKRYGSEDEYTKQIINQFKFGAEPEILIVVSKLLTGFDAPRNRVIYICKELKEHTLLQAIARVNRLSEDKDEGFVVDYVGLLGELDKALTMYSAFEGYDADDLKGALTSIQAEVDKLPQRYSNLWDIFKEVKSRYDEEAYEVVLADDAVREGFYQRLAEYSRTLGIALSSEAFISTVDEDTLYRYKTDLKRFHNLKAAVKLRYAEAIDYRDYEPKIKKLLDTHIQANEAIQLNEPVNIFDEKMFAVVKEEQGVYGRTTAAKADAIAHATKKVITEKMAEDPAFYDKFSKLIQQAIEDFRARRISDLEYLNRTMEYRTKVVTRQHDDMPERLAHNEEAMAFFGVLKAFFTELSVDPETCEAVSVDTALAIQAILDRHWKVQFWDDDDAQNKVINDIDDYLFDEIKGARGVVIGLEQMDALIEKTLNVSRSRRK